The proteins below come from a single Leptospira dzoumogneensis genomic window:
- a CDS encoding CDGSH iron-sulfur domain-containing protein yields MEIVKGKEATILFDGKKCIHSRNCVLSRPDVFVPNVEGEWIYPDKASVEEIKSLALNCPSGAIRFESNDPSFKETAPPVNVLRIRENGPLAVHADIELEGIEKQYRLTLCRCGASTHKPFCDATHVSIGFTATGEPQVQESQALPVRNGILKVEPTKNGPLKVSGNLEICSGTGKVTNRTTETYLCRCGGSSNKPYCDGTHRKIKFKSE; encoded by the coding sequence ATGGAAATCGTAAAAGGGAAAGAAGCCACTATTCTTTTCGATGGCAAAAAATGTATTCATTCCAGAAATTGTGTGCTAAGTAGACCGGATGTATTCGTTCCGAATGTAGAAGGAGAATGGATCTATCCTGACAAAGCGAGCGTAGAAGAGATCAAATCTTTAGCTTTGAATTGTCCATCCGGTGCGATCCGTTTTGAATCGAATGATCCTTCTTTCAAAGAAACTGCTCCTCCCGTAAATGTTTTGAGGATAAGAGAGAATGGGCCTCTTGCGGTCCATGCTGACATAGAGCTGGAAGGTATCGAAAAACAATATAGACTTACTCTTTGTAGATGCGGAGCTTCTACCCATAAACCTTTTTGTGATGCGACTCATGTGAGTATAGGATTTACTGCGACCGGAGAACCGCAGGTCCAGGAATCTCAGGCTTTGCCTGTTCGAAATGGAATTTTGAAGGTAGAACCTACCAAAAACGGTCCTTTGAAAGTGAGTGGAAATTTAGAAATTTGTTCCGGAACGGGAAAGGTAACAAATAGAACCACCGAAACTTACCTCTGTCGTTGTGGTGGTTCTTCCAATAAACCTTATTGCGATGGAACTCATCGCAAGATCAAATTTAAGTCTGAGTGA